From one Bartonella sp. HY038 genomic stretch:
- a CDS encoding Phenylacetic acid catabolic protein yields MINGFDNVIALEAHIKSGGVISSPRNVTSRYRADLLRLMASFVDSEFAASAGFASILNEAPGIVQRINVARIVLEKAESGEAVLNIMADFGIDIQQYGNNHPDRSNFDWSDRLERDGDMSALPYNLRDMRLSVFYYPFKNWCDAMMMGVLMGKAKQIQLQELSQISYAPLADAFRTISTIEQRHTNLARDELLRLAKGAYKNGTSDELKSLFHYWLPKVRAIFGSVNSSGFERLKKFGLRYRSNKEMLDEFNLRAEELRQSLRIIAGL; encoded by the coding sequence ATGATTAATGGATTTGACAATGTTATAGCCCTTGAGGCGCATATTAAAAGTGGCGGCGTGATTTCCTCTCCGCGCAATGTCACTTCGCGCTATCGTGCGGATTTGTTACGCCTGATGGCGTCTTTTGTGGATAGCGAATTTGCCGCTTCTGCGGGTTTTGCTAGCATATTGAATGAGGCACCTGGTATTGTCCAGCGGATTAATGTTGCACGTATCGTTTTAGAAAAGGCTGAAAGTGGTGAGGCGGTGTTGAATATTATGGCTGATTTTGGCATTGATATTCAACAATATGGCAATAATCACCCCGATAGAAGCAATTTTGATTGGTCTGATCGTTTAGAACGTGATGGTGATATGAGCGCTTTACCGTATAACTTGCGTGATATGCGCTTGTCGGTATTTTATTATCCGTTCAAAAACTGGTGTGATGCTATGATGATGGGCGTTTTAATGGGTAAGGCAAAGCAAATTCAGCTGCAAGAATTAAGTCAAATATCTTACGCGCCACTTGCTGATGCTTTTCGAACCATTAGCACTATTGAGCAACGCCATACCAATCTTGCCCGTGATGAATTATTACGGCTTGCTAAAGGCGCTTATAAAAATGGCACGAGCGATGAACTAAAATCGCTATTTCACTACTGGTTGCCAAAAGTAAGAGCAATTTTTGGATCGGTTAATTCTTCGGGTTTTGAGCGTCTTAAAAAATTTGGGCTGCGTTATCGTAGTAATAAGGAAATGTTAGATGAATTTAATCTGCGTGCGGAGGAATTACGTCAGTCCCTGCGGATTATCGCCGGCTTATAG
- a CDS encoding Phenylacetic acid catabolic protein, with protein sequence MTGQKIRERDLGEFLKNGGLLLSPEEVLEPYRSELIQIMAAFFDSELAVSAGFVDLLNMAPNINLRINVARLVVEKAEHAKAILDMMRDFGEEGQEYQNRVNNEKGFNWAARLDRGHNGAMPNMINLDKRVNVLYYPYENWPDAVMMYVVMEKAAHILISELSKIFYKPLGMACQLVMTSERQHSYLSRKELLRLAKGSMKTGDLGKIEASLDYWLFRARANFDSINLPYFERLRALGLPHRSNQEMLAKFNIKADELRQSLNLVSRL encoded by the coding sequence ATGACGGGGCAAAAGATTAGGGAGCGAGATCTTGGTGAATTTCTTAAAAATGGTGGTCTATTGTTATCACCAGAAGAAGTGCTAGAGCCCTATCGTAGTGAATTAATTCAAATTATGGCTGCATTTTTTGATAGCGAGCTTGCGGTATCAGCCGGCTTTGTTGATCTTTTGAACATGGCTCCTAATATTAATTTGCGCATTAATGTCGCACGATTGGTGGTTGAAAAAGCAGAACATGCTAAGGCTATCCTTGATATGATGCGTGATTTTGGTGAGGAGGGGCAAGAATATCAAAATCGCGTTAATAATGAAAAAGGTTTTAATTGGGCGGCTCGTCTTGATCGTGGCCATAATGGTGCAATGCCTAACATGATTAACTTAGATAAGCGCGTTAATGTGTTATATTACCCTTATGAAAATTGGCCAGATGCGGTTATGATGTATGTTGTGATGGAAAAAGCTGCTCATATTCTAATTAGTGAATTATCTAAAATCTTTTATAAACCTTTGGGAATGGCTTGTCAGCTAGTCATGACATCTGAACGCCAGCACTCTTATCTTAGTCGTAAGGAACTGTTACGCCTCGCTAAGGGGAGTATGAAAACAGGTGATCTTGGTAAAATTGAAGCTTCGTTGGATTATTGGCTTTTTCGCGCACGGGCCAATTTTGATTCAATTAATTTACCTTATTTTGAACGCTTACGCGCATTGGGATTACCCCATAGGAGCAATCAGGAAATGCTTGCTAAATTTAATATAAAAGCTGATGAGTTGCGCCAATCGTTGAATCTTGTTTCGCGTCTTTAG